From the genome of Carassius auratus strain Wakin unplaced genomic scaffold, ASM336829v1 scaf_tig00215844, whole genome shotgun sequence:
TTCCAACTTTTTCCCCACACAAAGTGCTTAAACTCAACTTCTTCATTTAGCCTGCACAGAATCCTTGTTTTTCTGTCATTTGCGTCAACATCTGAAAATTAATGAAATGGTTCAGTGCCCATACAAAGACAGCGATTTTGAAATTTTGTTCTCTTTACGTAGATTATTGCTGAGTTCAACCGGATCACAAGCAAAAACCTCAAGCAAGAATTCTTCTCAGCCCTTGATAAACATACGTCTCGTTTTCTGGAAGTTTTCGATTCAAAGAAAGGCAAAGCTGAAAAAAAGTCTGCAgtaagtgttgtttttttaaacaatagtgcATGTCCATTTTGTCAAGTTTAAAGTGTTCGATTTTCACTGTTGATCTTGATGTTGATTATTTTTGTTGATTATTCGTTAGAACATCACTGATGTCACTGCTCCACGGACAGCAGTTCTCTGTGGTCTTGCTGTCCTTCTTGGGGAAGACACTACAGACTTCTTCAAAACATGCTTTGTAAGTACTCTTCTTATTTAATATCTGTGCTACAAGAAAGATGTCCCAATTTTTGTGTCAGCATTACGTCTATTTAAGAGATCTTATATAAAGTACATAGAAGATACATTTAAGTGCAAGTAAAATATACTTTGTTTTCAAAGTTGTTTCCAtaacatttgatcaaataaatcttaaaatgtgGATGAAACTGTTTTCAAACAATAAAAATCTATAGAATAGTGTCTTGAATTTTTTTCAATCTAATTTCAATCAAACTACTCAGCGCAAAAAGGTCTCTCTATATAGCCATTCCTTACCGATGTCCCGTAGCATCCGTTCTGCACCCTATCGCTTCACTCTCTGCTGGAATAGACTGTTTCAGctgtaacaacaaaaacaaacaccttTCAATGACCAATAATTAGCATTAAATAATAagttaaacattaaaaagatagGGAAaagatcaaattttttttataaatctgtatAAATTTCATTGTCctgatgaacacaaacacaaaacacaacacaaaacacaaaacattttgaggAACGTTTGGAACCAAACCGATCATGGTAGGGATGTAACTGTTTTACTAAATACATTGCTATTAAACGTTTTAATGATGCTTTTGCTGAAAAGGTCAAAATTATCACTGACAATTCCCACTGAAGCCCTGTTACAAATTTAAATGTTACTTCAAGAACTAGTAACAGCACCTTAagcagtttacattttttaaaggaacatgcaCTTGTTTGCGTTTGCAATAtaagaatgtattttaatatagctTTTCTTTCTTAGGTCTGTGATATAGTTGAACCTCAAGTATATAGTTGAACCTCAAGTATCGATGGGAATTCTCACTGTGATGCCAGAGGACAGCCCGATGTCTCCACAAGGTTTGCCATTGGAGGTCACTGATACAGCAATCATTTTGGAGGGTCTTATAGCAATGGATGGACTTTAGAATGTTCAACAAGATGTAATAACAAAGATTTAGTCTTGTGTCTATTGTTGCATTTTAGGTGTTATATCTAGGTTGATGGGTGACAAATCCCTATACACAacaaaaatgtctgttttaagtgaaagtgaagtgacattcagccaagtatggtgactcatactcagaatttgtgctctgcatttaacacatcagaaatgcacacacacacacactgtgagcacacacccggagcagtgggcagccatttatgctgcggcgcccggggagcagttgggggttcgatgccttgctcaagggcacctaagtcgtggtattgaaggtggagagagagctgatcacgcactccccccacccacaattccgtccggcccgagactagaacacacaacccttcgattgggagtccaacgctctaaccattaggccacgacttccccattaataaaaaaagataatcagTTATCTGTGTGTTTACAGTAACACAAATGCTTTATTGTAGGGTTGAATTATTGGTTGTTTTAATCACTCACTTTcaaccctttttgttttaaacatgccTTAAAGAAGCAATTTTTGTACACTCttacaataaaatgaatgttttgaaaaatagttAAATTTTTGCTTTACTCGTTTCTGTTAGTTTAGCTTACTTAAAAATGTGAGGCAATCGGTTTCCTTATATTTACAAGTAAAGTGAACACTAATAATAAGTTACCTCAAATAATGCTTTTGAGTCACCAGTACTTAATTGTACTTGATAATTATGTTAAGTTTACAAATACTATTTAGTTTTGCCAACTTAAAATGAATACTATACTTTACTTATAAATTTAAGGCAATGGTTTTCCTCACTTTTTTAAGTTGTCAACTTGTCACATTTTACAgtgtagtccgaaaaatacggaaATTTTATGTTACTTGTTTTACAAAATACACTGGCttcgtccgaaatcgcatacttccatactatatagtaggcaAAAAGCAGTAAGCGAGCAAATTAGTATGTTTGAAACCTCAGTATTCATGAAAGAGTAGACGAAAATTGCCAAATTCTCGTGAGTTTCGGtcatacatatacataatttgCATACTAATATGCCAGCTAAAGGTGTGAAGAAGTTAAATAGTATAGTATATTTGTGATTTgcactaaaatgttttattatgtactgtatagcGAACAGCAGAGCTCAAGTAAGCACACGTCACCAaagtacatttacaaaaatcataTACATGATAACTTAATGTCTAACATCTTACAGGAAAATGTTTgctaaaacatctaaaagacatgcAAATAGGCATCTTAGTGAGTGATGTATGTGTGCTGTTGTGCAGAATTCACTGTTGTCAATCCTGCTTACATTACATAAATGTaagttatttaaattaacaattaagTTAACGGTTTTATTTGTCCATTAGTAATGTTGACATTAACATTTCTGTTGGATAAAAATTGAGTTACATAAGCAACTACCTCAACATGTATATTTATTGAGCACATTAATCACAGAGGTAACTTAAATCTTGTCTGGACATTACAGGGACAGATGAGCACACAGAGGAGAGTTGCTAATGGAGCCCTCTTCACCGGAAAAATAAATTCAGCTATCAAAGGATTTGAGTGAGTAtactacataaatacatttaaaaaatctatgtAAATCTAAAGTTGctgttttctttaattattattgtaatttcaaACTGAGTTATTACAGCAATTTTCTGATTCTTGATTTCTGTGCCTTCGAAGAGCTTTTGCGGTGGAAAAGGGCCTGCAAGGCCAAATTACTGcggcatgtcaaaaaaaaaaaaagaaaaaaaggcaaaaccttaaacaaaaatataaagttagctatttttttttacttttaatacagAAATGAAATCACACTGTGGTATCagagtgacagcttttgtattgtttttgtgcatttttataggATCTGAAATGTCCGCAGGCTGGCGTGGGCACTGAGGATGGAGAGAGCgtccacagcagcatcctggagATGGTATGGTGCGCTATGGATGAGGCAAAAGGGAGCAGACCATCCATCACTCCACCTGTCCTTGTTGCCTCATCTGGTCAAGATGTTGCTTTGGCCTCTTCTTCCTCGTTAAGCCCAGCCCCAGCAAGAAAAATAACAAGAAAAATTGAGGATTTGATGAAAGAGATTGTGGAGAGGGAAGCAGCTGAGAGGGAGGAAAGAAGATGGAGAGAAATGGAGGAGAAAGAAGACCGTCGAGAacgagaaagacagaaagaggagAGACGAGAAAGAGAatctagagagagagaagacCGATGGCGCCAGGAAACGTGCGAGAAAGAGGAAAGGAGAGACAGGGAGGCAAAGGAAAGGGAGGAAAGATTTCTTCGCCTCCTtgaaattcttttaaaaaaaataagaccaATAAATTATGTAACAAATGCATCTTCTGGTCATTAATACATTTGGTTTGGGtttgtgtaaaaaacaaaaaaagcatatttttaaatattttatagatatACATAGTACTATGCAAAAATTATAGGCCAcccatttcttttttaatctagtaaacaggtttaaaaaaaataattatatatggtCATTATAGCAGTTCTAAAACATGAAATAGTTGCTTAAGACTTTAGTACAACTCGTTTATATGTGTCAATAAAATAATTCTACACATTCACAGTACAATATTAACAGACATTATgtgataattataatttataaaatgaattcacatttataagttaatttaaatataaagtgaTTATTTTGTGAATATGTGTGGTAtaatgcacagacacacaaaacatacttttaaaacaATCCTTGTATTATTGTCTTATTAGGCTTCTGAATGCAAACAGAACTCATACAGGGATATTCAAGTCAGGTCATGTAGGGCTACTACAACCTTGCAGGGGTTAGTTCCAACACACCTGTTTGTAAATTTCAAGTGGTGTGTTATTAATTGGTTTGATTATATTGTTCAGGTGTGTTCAATTAGGGGAAGGAAAACTCAACAGGACAATGGCCCTCTATGACCCAAGTTGAACTTCAGACTTTTTACACAAACCAAACCACCTTACATGTTGCAATAACTACACATAGTAACagtgattaaagggttagttcacttaaacatataaattcagtctgtatttaattaattactacTTAAACAGCAGCTGAATTAAGCTTTGTGCCTAAGACACTTTTAAAAAGGCTGTACtgaaatatttgacatttatttatatttatgcatttggctgatatttttatccaaagtgacaaagTGACAGTGTTTTTATTACAGGGACTCCCCAATCCCCTTGGAGTAAagagccttgctcaaggacaaACTGGTGATTGCAAACCGGCAACCGTCTGCTTAGTTACAGGTCCAGTTTTTTtttgcgcttttttgaagctttgattgtgtttacagtgtgcaatataacgtgttcatgtttcgcatgtaaaaaaacacagtattcaGACAgtatttcacacaattcacctatgaAAAacctgttttagtgacgtcattactgcaggaacgtgagggatgtagtccaaacgggtcgttttttgtaggcgaattctgttaaataaaatatctcgcttggcattgaactttgagctttagaattttacagatattatttatactctaacaacaacactacacactaactgaagtttaaaacatgggatcacgaagaaggggacctttaacccctttacgtgcaaacatcgctgacggccccagtttattattgtttcactttcacaacatgTTAAACATCGctgtcttacttgatctggacaaactgtgcatcaattgaaagtttaaagactctagcttcgatatttgaccaatattttgataaaatattgttgcagtgacagatatttagtgatttatgtcaggagtgcaaaataataaatccgtattatgccacattttgaatagaaattcaccactcactcatattcagtcaataaggatttatagaccaaagatgcatatctgcggagatatatggatatatttactgatgtttacttcatatttcttcagacagaatcatcatttctattcattttccacggatttacgtgatctgatgataaacagcctctcccagcgatctgtgtgtgtttgctgtgccgTCAGCTCatgctgtgtgtcactcagactccgattgggccttcccaacGTCAATATtagagtgtcataaccggacaccgccacatcgtgtcacatgcttcctgcacacttcctggtagttatctggccaaaacaacactgaaacacctctgtacacatgaaatatccgaataataaacccgcgattacgatagtaaagcttggtatgagattttcttgagatcaggggcgtttttataaaaaaaatcgaaaatgtacatcggaaatgctaacttgtgcagcgatgaaaaaggctacaaataacatattttacaacagtaaacgaccaaattcgacccctgatcgctaaaggaagttattataaacactcgatcggggtttaaagtgagttttgagtaaaagtgtactaataatttcataaattgtatgatgtagcttgatgctaatgttagcgccaatgctactaatagcaggtgcttttcttcttcagaatgcatttttgtctcaataatacacgtaaggtcgtaagaaaatgttttgttgtatttttatagtaagacttttgataaataagggctaactacaaagagagactgaagtgagatcgctgctttgttgctttgtaaagcctaaaaaaccacaataaaggctaataaaggtggaataaaaacaaaagaataatgataaaagaataatgaggataattttcacaaccaaacacacacaaaatacacagaagagtttacatgtgagatcttacagagatgacaagggccataaatcaatctgattagccttctctaaaaacacacatgacatggccttagaaaatatttcataaaattcacagttttacagattcgattatgacattttttatgaagttttggaagacttgtggccttagctacatacactgtgttttcaaactcatatcctacattaacaattttaaaaatacatttaaaaaatatttaatttaatatttttatttttgtttttatgtttgagcttacatatctctattatcataacagtctgagtgattctgattcctgaacagtaaactttgaagtgtcagctttgtggacaaatgttgattatgtatctagtcagaaagaatcatgagcagaaaactttttattttgggtatgtcatttctgtctccatgccaaaaaagggggggggggtcattatacgaaaacgtgccatttcccacttttaatgtttgattttcaaatttctgttttgaaaatctttaagcCCATTTTTGGATTAAGTAGATCCTTACCTCTCAGGAAAATGTGCCGTGCCATCTCAGGctatcttatttttttcatttttttcatttaactaatttaaatgtgtgtttttggtcaaccctgttaccaacatattaattactttttgaaaaggttttaaatacatgtatagaacaaatctgatatactgtggaagatatactcccccttgttacattaagagtgtttgtgaattgagaatattgaaagttttatttttttaaggggatgaatacgttcatttccaaattacactctcccagcatcttctgttttaagaaaaatgtatggaaacaaaaatgaaacacctcaattcaattttgagtggattattagcctctcttactaaacatttacaattaattgattacatttttatttacattttttaagttatattagaatattatacaagtaacagggttgacacatCAGTTACAGGGTTGACAACAGCTACCGTATTGATTATACTGCTTGTTTGAGTTACAATTATGGTTGTAATGGAGTCTTAATTGGACATTCATAAACCTTTAATTCAACATgactaatcagcatattatgtaGACGGCTCTATTGAgatattttagcataaaaatgatgaaaaaccgaaacttatctgtttgcatgaactttaactttaaaatgttttaactgttgcccCGCCTTCTACTTCTCAAACCTCATACTTTCTATGATATTGTGCTGAGAAAACACAGATTTACCCATTCTGTGTTGGTAGTGGCGTGTACCACAGTTTGCTTTGCCAATTGAGAAACttgattggtaaacggtttgccagaatataccctgacccagATCTATCCCGTTAGTGAagcattggtttccacactggtttcattaaataaataaataaaggaaattattattttaaaagattcacgaataagaatcatctgttcacgaattggatcgtgaacttgcattaccgagccaaagatgatactgaacatttcgaatgaataaagaagttcatctgtaaaccacataaagctattgtttgacttcataaacctttattttatgcatgcttcgtatggatctg
Proteins encoded in this window:
- the LOC113096031 gene encoding ensconsin-like, which produces MSTQRRVANGALFTGKINSAIKGFEAFAVEKGLQGQITAACQKKKKKKRQNLKQKYKDLKCPQAGVGTEDGESVHSSILEMVWCAMDEAKGSRPSITPPVLVASSGQDVALASSSSLSPAPARKITRKIEDLMKEIVEREAAEREERRWREMEEKEDRRERERQKEERRERESREREDRWRQETCEKEERRDREAKEREERFLRLLEILLKKIRPINYVTNASSGH